One window from the genome of Mucilaginibacter ginsenosidivorans encodes:
- the sov gene encoding T9SS outer membrane translocon Sov/SprA, protein MLLIYAFCGIRTAFAQQPASKPDSLTIRAPFTNTESRNNQLKQGYLQPDPPGLVKTIEYDPVKNQYVLYQRVGSFDYRPPKYLTFSEYLLLKQREGTRVYFKQQADSYAYQSQQEGFIPQIKIRSHTFEQMFGSSDITIRPQGSAEMIMAGQINSNQNPLFNTKQRSQFNFNFNQRIQMNVTGSIGDKLKISTNYNTDAQYQFENQIKLDYTGNKDEIIQKIEVGTVSFPLNTTLITGTQALFGVKTKLKFGNLNVTSIFSQQRSQSKSITITNGAQQGNFSFTPADYEANRHYFLSQYFRDNYDKALANIPIISSNINITRIEVWVTNRTNNTTGSRDILGLMDLGENKPYNKSIVQGGAGYSGLPAGFSGPGFAQQSNNLLQNLPAAARQTNSNAINAYFQATGGNDNYARLTYARKLTDKEFTLHPQLGYISLNYPLNNDEVLAVAYQYTVNGVVYQVGEFSTDRPVNTATPEVLYVKLLKNALLKTSLPTWKLMMKNIYSLGAYQVSSSNFRMTISRLDESSGIAKPIMGEGLHTKSKLWLQLTGLDNLDSHNDKQPDGFFDFIEGVTIDSQNGRIIFPVLEPFGSDLSKQFDPGEQDLIRRYVYQPIYDSTKTIAQQFFPQLNRYLIKGTYTSQSGSEYQLNATNIPQGSVVVTAGSSKLVEGTDYNVDYSAGKIRIINQALLSSGQPITVNLENNELFGVQQKSLFGSRFDFKVNDNLALGATLMHLKETPITQNEVVGQESISNTIYGFDVNYNSPSRFLTRLVDKIPFVTTKVPSSVSFNGEFAQLLPGSPSALNFAGSKNGTSYLDDFESSQSVIDIKSASTWQISGTPQQFPESKSFNDLSYGYNRARIAFYNIDPIFYSGGTIPVSRTELSKPYVREVLETEVFPYKQSVTGQPLTLPTFDLAFYPNIRGPYNFRTTGLNSDGTLTNPQQKWGGIFRGISTNDFEALNVQYIEFWVMDPFIGKPNSQGGDLYFNLGNISEDILQDGRKGLENGIPVNGDQSQVDTTAWGRVVKTQPVVNAFDSNPASRTIQDIGLDGLNDADERSKFSTIVNQVKAQVSAQAGNTFNNDPSSDDYQYYQGPQLDQAGAGILQRYSQYNGTEGNSKTSEQSQALLGTPTSASTSLPDAEDVDRDNNMNQDDEYFQYHVSVRPQDMVVGQNFINDKVTSQVKLPNGTTQAVTWYQFRIPINSPQSVVGNIQDFKSIRFIRMFMTGFADTAIMRFATLQLVRGDWRAFNSENNPTNVIADPSIINPPLDNSSLDVETVNIEENGNRTPIPYVVPPGIIRQRNYNNLQTNTQLNEQSLSLNFSNLRDGYSRAAFKDFNNDLRKYKKLQMFIHAEGTQLKDNDVSAFIRLGVDYTDNYYEYEIPMKLTNAGTNDPNAIWPTENELDIELALLTNAKLARNNAKLNGQPWPLTVPFTLSDGKNKITIKGQPDLSRVATVMVGVRNPLKTNASTVVDDGLDKSGIIWFDELRMTDFDNKGGWAATGRFDAKLADFASLTVTGSRTTVGFGALDSRLADRTLNDTKVYDVSGSVELGKFFPDKSGVHIPLYVNVSHQVSTPEYDPAQPDITLKQSLQAATSTKQRDSIQNTAEDYTLRKSINLTNVHKTKTNPSAPNHVWDIENFNATYSYIEYNHHDFTTLSDFEKTYHASLAYNFATQPKYYSPFEKVIKSNLLSLIRDINIDLIPSRLNYSINFDRFYSENTLRNNDPNNIIAIPTTFNKTFNITSVYGLGWNLTKSLTLDIDATNLATVDEPAGRLDGLKRDTLWENILHLGRTTNYNHTLTLNYTLPLNKLPYMDWTAVVARYSTHFTWQTQPLFAINDPAYNVGNSILNSRTIQLNPTFNMATLYNKFAFYKRLTAKPAKDGEETSGIGKVFLGLLTSIKNLSAAYTRTEGTFIPGYLPNSGFAGEDFNYNAPGIGFLLGSQADIRQKAVSKGWLTTDTLQNQLYLRTLNEDLHLKGSLELFKDFRIELIAFKTQNHSYQSNFKYLPSSGTFENLTPSTTGDYTISYMSIATAFSKISGIDNSSPTFTKFEQNRAVISQRLGALNPNSAKGAVGNYTDGYSQNSQNVVVPAFLAAYTGKNASSIGLGSFPSFPIPNWDIRYSGLSRIPFLSELFESVDIRNGYRSTFTVGNYTTLQQYQVANGAVSSRDANNDFLPLYQFSSVTIFEQFVPLLGIDMRFKNNLTANVEYRQTRTLNLSLSNSQLAQQNEDILVLGFGYKTRNFRFPFGMFNGTKLNNDLTFKMDLSLRDNKTLVYQADIPGAQISSGARNITYRPEIDYVINQRFNLSLFYDTNITKPFTSQTFNTSFTNFGVNLKLLLQ, encoded by the coding sequence ATGTTGCTGATCTACGCTTTTTGCGGGATCAGGACAGCCTTCGCACAGCAGCCCGCATCAAAGCCGGATTCCTTAACCATCAGGGCGCCATTTACAAATACCGAGTCGCGCAATAACCAGTTGAAGCAGGGTTACCTTCAGCCTGACCCCCCGGGCCTGGTTAAAACTATAGAATACGACCCGGTAAAGAACCAGTATGTGCTTTATCAAAGAGTGGGTAGTTTCGATTACCGCCCGCCGAAATACCTTACTTTCAGCGAATACCTCTTACTGAAGCAACGCGAAGGTACCCGCGTATATTTTAAGCAACAGGCCGACAGCTACGCATATCAGTCGCAGCAGGAGGGATTTATTCCCCAGATCAAGATACGCAGTCATACTTTCGAGCAGATGTTTGGGAGTTCGGATATCACCATCCGGCCGCAGGGCTCGGCGGAGATGATAATGGCCGGGCAGATCAACAGTAACCAGAACCCGCTGTTCAATACCAAGCAGCGCAGCCAGTTCAATTTCAATTTCAACCAGCGCATCCAGATGAACGTTACCGGTTCAATAGGGGATAAGCTTAAAATATCAACCAATTACAATACAGACGCGCAGTATCAATTTGAAAACCAGATAAAGCTGGATTACACCGGTAATAAAGATGAGATCATTCAGAAAATAGAAGTTGGTACCGTAAGTTTTCCCTTAAATACGACCCTTATAACCGGTACGCAGGCCCTTTTCGGTGTAAAGACCAAACTCAAATTCGGCAACCTGAATGTGACGAGCATTTTTTCGCAGCAGCGTTCACAATCAAAATCCATCACCATAACCAACGGCGCGCAGCAGGGTAATTTCAGCTTTACGCCAGCCGATTATGAGGCCAACCGCCACTATTTTTTGTCGCAGTATTTCAGGGATAATTACGATAAGGCGCTGGCTAATATCCCCATCATAAGCTCGAACATCAACATCACCCGTATCGAGGTTTGGGTTACCAACCGCACCAATAACACCACCGGCTCACGCGATATATTGGGTTTGATGGACCTGGGCGAAAATAAGCCTTACAACAAGTCGATCGTGCAGGGCGGCGCAGGTTACAGCGGATTGCCCGCAGGCTTTTCGGGGCCGGGTTTCGCGCAACAATCCAACAACCTGTTGCAGAATTTACCTGCCGCAGCACGGCAAACCAACTCGAATGCTATTAATGCCTATTTCCAGGCGACAGGTGGCAACGATAACTATGCCAGGCTGACGTACGCACGCAAGCTGACTGATAAGGAATTTACCCTGCATCCGCAATTAGGTTATATATCGTTGAACTACCCGCTGAACAATGACGAGGTACTGGCCGTCGCATACCAGTATACCGTGAATGGCGTTGTGTACCAGGTGGGTGAGTTTTCGACGGATAGGCCGGTTAATACCGCAACCCCCGAAGTATTGTATGTGAAATTGCTGAAGAATGCATTGTTAAAAACCAGCCTGCCTACCTGGAAACTGATGATGAAAAACATATACTCCCTAGGTGCTTACCAGGTTAGTTCAAGTAATTTCAGGATGACGATATCGCGGCTCGACGAAAGCTCGGGCATTGCCAAACCCATTATGGGCGAAGGGTTGCATACCAAAAGCAAGCTTTGGCTACAGCTGACGGGATTGGATAACCTCGATTCGCATAATGACAAACAGCCCGATGGCTTTTTCGACTTTATTGAAGGCGTCACGATCGATTCGCAAAACGGGCGCATTATATTCCCGGTATTGGAACCTTTTGGATCGGACCTGTCAAAACAATTCGACCCCGGCGAACAGGACCTGATACGACGATATGTTTACCAGCCGATATACGACTCGACCAAGACCATCGCCCAACAGTTTTTCCCTCAGCTAAACAGGTATCTTATCAAGGGTACTTATACTTCGCAGTCCGGGTCGGAATATCAATTGAATGCAACCAATATTCCGCAAGGCTCTGTTGTGGTTACCGCGGGGTCTTCTAAGCTTGTCGAGGGAACTGACTATAACGTTGATTACAGTGCCGGCAAGATCAGGATCATTAACCAGGCATTGCTATCCTCGGGGCAGCCCATTACAGTTAACCTGGAGAATAACGAACTTTTCGGTGTGCAGCAGAAATCATTATTTGGCTCCCGTTTTGATTTTAAAGTGAACGACAACCTTGCGCTTGGGGCAACCCTGATGCACTTGAAGGAAACGCCCATAACGCAAAACGAAGTAGTTGGCCAGGAATCTATTTCCAATACCATTTATGGTTTCGACGTGAATTATAATTCACCGTCACGTTTCCTCACAAGGTTGGTTGATAAGATACCTTTCGTTACCACCAAAGTGCCGTCGTCGGTTAGTTTCAACGGCGAATTTGCACAACTTTTGCCGGGCAGTCCGTCAGCGCTGAACTTTGCCGGATCAAAGAACGGTACTTCTTACCTTGACGACTTTGAAAGCAGTCAATCTGTTATCGATATCAAAAGCGCCTCAACCTGGCAAATTTCGGGCACGCCGCAACAGTTCCCCGAATCAAAGTCGTTCAACGACCTTAGTTACGGCTATAACAGGGCGCGCATTGCTTTCTATAACATCGATCCGATATTTTACAGCGGCGGCACTATCCCGGTCTCACGGACGGAATTGTCGAAACCTTATGTAAGGGAAGTGCTCGAAACGGAGGTGTTTCCTTACAAGCAGTCTGTAACCGGTCAGCCGTTGACCCTGCCCACATTCGACCTTGCCTTCTATCCCAATATCCGAGGCCCTTACAACTTTAGGACAACCGGCTTGAACAGCGATGGAACTTTGACCAACCCGCAACAAAAATGGGGTGGCATATTCCGCGGTATTTCGACCAATGATTTTGAAGCGCTGAACGTTCAGTACATCGAGTTTTGGGTAATGGACCCGTTTATCGGCAAACCAAATTCGCAGGGTGGCGACCTGTACTTCAACCTCGGTAATATATCGGAAGATATTTTGCAGGATGGCCGCAAAGGGCTTGAAAATGGAATCCCGGTAAACGGCGACCAGAGCCAGGTGGATACCACCGCCTGGGGAAGGGTAGTAAAAACACAGCCCGTGGTAAATGCCTTCGACAGCAACCCGGCATCAAGAACTATACAGGATATCGGCCTGGACGGGTTGAACGATGCTGATGAAAGGTCGAAATTCTCAACTATCGTTAACCAGGTAAAGGCACAGGTGAGTGCGCAGGCGGGAAACACTTTTAACAACGACCCTTCATCCGACGATTATCAATATTACCAGGGACCGCAGCTCGACCAGGCAGGCGCGGGTATTTTACAACGCTACAGCCAGTATAACGGTACAGAAGGTAACTCTAAAACTTCCGAGCAATCCCAGGCATTGCTGGGCACACCAACTTCAGCCTCAACGTCGCTGCCTGATGCCGAAGACGTGGACAGGGATAATAATATGAACCAGGACGACGAGTATTTCCAATATCACGTGTCGGTTCGTCCGCAGGACATGGTAGTAGGACAAAACTTTATTAATGATAAGGTAACGTCGCAGGTTAAACTGCCCAACGGCACTACCCAGGCTGTAACATGGTACCAATTCCGTATACCGATAAATAGCCCGCAAAGCGTTGTGGGTAATATCCAGGATTTCAAATCCATCCGGTTCATCCGTATGTTCATGACCGGGTTTGCCGATACAGCTATCATGCGCTTTGCAACTTTGCAGTTAGTAAGAGGCGATTGGCGTGCATTCAATTCGGAGAACAACCCGACGAATGTGATCGCTGACCCTTCGATCATCAATCCCCCGCTTGATAATTCTTCGCTGGATGTGGAGACGGTTAATATCGAGGAAAACGGTAACCGTACCCCTATCCCATACGTGGTTCCGCCGGGCATTATACGGCAACGCAATTACAACAACCTGCAAACCAACACGCAGTTGAATGAGCAATCGCTGTCGCTTAATTTCTCGAACCTGCGCGATGGTTATTCCCGTGCGGCATTTAAAGATTTTAATAACGACCTGCGCAAATACAAAAAGCTGCAAATGTTTATCCATGCCGAGGGCACGCAGCTGAAGGACAACGATGTGAGCGCTTTTATTCGTCTCGGTGTTGATTATACTGACAACTATTACGAGTACGAAATACCGATGAAGCTGACGAACGCGGGTACTAATGACCCGAACGCGATCTGGCCCACCGAAAACGAACTGGATATAGAACTGGCGCTGCTGACAAACGCCAAGCTGGCACGTAATAACGCCAAACTGAACGGGCAACCCTGGCCGCTTACGGTGCCTTTTACCCTTAGCGACGGCAAAAACAAGATAACCATTAAAGGCCAGCCCGACCTGAGCAGGGTGGCTACCGTGATGGTAGGCGTTCGCAACCCGTTAAAAACAAATGCAAGCACCGTGGTCGACGATGGCCTGGACAAATCGGGTATTATTTGGTTTGATGAATTGCGAATGACCGACTTTGACAATAAAGGCGGCTGGGCGGCAACCGGAAGGTTCGATGCTAAACTGGCCGATTTTGCGTCGCTCACCGTAACCGGCAGCCGGACGACTGTTGGATTTGGCGCGCTCGACTCGCGGCTGGCCGACCGGACACTGAATGATACCAAGGTTTATGATGTATCGGGCAGTGTGGAGCTCGGTAAATTCTTCCCCGACAAAAGCGGTGTGCATATACCGCTTTATGTCAACGTGTCGCACCAGGTAAGTACGCCTGAGTATGACCCTGCGCAGCCCGATATAACCCTAAAACAATCGTTGCAGGCGGCAACCAGTACCAAACAGCGGGATTCGATACAAAACACGGCTGAGGATTATACGCTGCGTAAAAGTATCAACCTTACCAATGTCCACAAAACAAAGACAAATCCATCGGCGCCAAACCATGTTTGGGATATCGAGAACTTTAATGCAACCTATTCCTACATCGAATATAATCACCATGATTTTACGACGCTGAGTGACTTTGAAAAAACGTATCATGCATCGCTGGCCTATAATTTTGCTACCCAGCCGAAATATTACAGCCCGTTTGAAAAGGTTATCAAAAGTAATTTGCTATCGCTGATCCGGGATATTAATATCGACCTGATCCCGTCGCGCCTGAATTACAGCATCAATTTCGACCGCTTCTATTCTGAAAATACACTGAGAAATAACGACCCTAACAACATTATTGCCATCCCCACTACTTTCAATAAAACATTTAACATCACGTCGGTCTATGGTTTAGGGTGGAATCTTACCAAGTCCCTCACCTTGGATATAGATGCAACCAACCTGGCAACAGTCGACGAACCGGCAGGGCGCCTCGATGGTTTAAAAAGGGATACGTTGTGGGAAAATATCCTGCACCTGGGGCGTACTACCAATTACAACCATACCCTTACGCTTAATTATACCTTGCCGCTTAATAAACTGCCATATATGGATTGGACGGCCGTAGTGGCCCGGTATAGCACACACTTTACCTGGCAAACCCAGCCACTTTTTGCGATAAACGACCCTGCCTATAATGTCGGCAACAGTATCCTGAATTCGCGTACCATTCAGCTGAACCCGACATTCAATATGGCAACGCTTTATAATAAATTTGCTTTCTACAAACGCCTGACCGCCAAGCCGGCAAAGGATGGGGAGGAAACATCAGGAATTGGCAAGGTGTTTTTGGGCCTTTTGACCAGTATCAAAAACCTGAGCGCGGCATACACGCGTACCGAGGGTACTTTTATACCCGGGTACCTGCCTAATTCGGGATTTGCGGGAGAGGATTTTAACTACAACGCGCCGGGCATCGGCTTCCTGCTGGGCAGCCAGGCCGACATCAGGCAGAAAGCGGTTTCCAAAGGCTGGCTGACGACAGACACACTACAGAACCAGCTTTATTTGCGCACGCTTAACGAAGACCTGCACCTGAAAGGATCGCTGGAACTTTTCAAGGACTTCAGGATAGAACTTATCGCGTTTAAAACGCAGAACCATTCATACCAGAGTAATTTCAAATACCTGCCTTCGTCGGGCACTTTTGAAAATTTGACGCCAAGCACAACAGGCGACTATACCATCTCCTACATGTCGATAGCCACGGCATTTTCAAAAATAAGCGGCATCGACAACTCATCGCCCACATTTACGAAGTTTGAGCAAAACCGGGCCGTTATTTCGCAACGCCTGGGCGCATTGAACCCGAACTCGGCAAAAGGGGCGGTTGGAAACTATACCGATGGTTACAGCCAGAATTCCCAAAATGTGGTGGTGCCGGCTTTCCTTGCCGCTTATACCGGGAAAAATGCTTCGAGTATCGGTCTGGGTAGCTTCCCGTCTTTTCCCATACCCAACTGGGATATACGTTACAGCGGGTTAAGCCGTATCCCCTTTCTGAGTGAACTATTTGAATCAGTCGACATACGCAACGGCTACCGTTCGACCTTTACGGTGGGCAATTATACCACATTGCAGCAATACCAGGTGGCCAATGGCGCAGTAAGCTCAAGGGATGCGAACAACGACTTTTTGCCGCTCTATCAATTTTCATCGGTTACGATATTTGAACAGTTTGTGCCTTTGCTGGGTATCGATATGCGATTCAAGAACAACCTGACCGCGAACGTAGAATACCGGCAAACACGAACGCTGAACCTCAGCCTGTCCAACAGCCAGCTGGCACAGCAGAACGAGGATATACTGGTGTTGGGTTTTGGCTATAAGACCCGCAACTTCAGGTTCCCCTTTGGTATGTTTAACGGCACCAAGCTGAATAACGACCTTACTTTTAAAATGGATCTTTCGCTGCGCGATAATAAGACGCTGGTTTACCAGGCCGATATTCCGGGTGCACAAATATCTTCTGGCGCAAGGAATATCACCTATCGGCCCGAGATAGATTATGTTATAAACCAGCGCTTTAACCTGAGCCTGTTTTACGACACCAATATCACCAAGCCGTTTACGTCGCAAACGTTTAATACATCGTTCACCAACTTCGGTGTCAACCTTAAATTATTGCTGCAATAA
- the ruvA gene encoding Holliday junction branch migration protein RuvA, with the protein MYAYIDGKLAYKSPSYVVIDAGGVGYQVNISLNTYSKLGDTERCKLFTWLHVKEDAHTLYGFADEGERRLFLHLISVSGIGPNTGRMILSSITPEEIQAAIVKGDVSQIQRIKGIGPKSAQRLILELQDKLKKDGPDTLITVPVNRTVKDEAMSALVMLGFARNAVEKVLDNELNKNGGNLTVEQLIKFALKSL; encoded by the coding sequence ATGTACGCTTATATTGACGGTAAACTGGCCTACAAAAGCCCTTCGTACGTGGTTATTGATGCAGGCGGTGTTGGCTACCAGGTAAACATATCACTAAACACCTATTCAAAACTTGGTGATACCGAGCGTTGCAAATTATTTACCTGGCTGCATGTGAAGGAAGATGCGCACACGCTTTACGGCTTTGCCGATGAGGGCGAACGCAGGTTGTTTCTGCACCTAATATCAGTGTCGGGGATAGGCCCGAATACCGGCAGGATGATCTTGTCGTCGATAACACCGGAAGAGATACAGGCAGCTATCGTAAAAGGGGATGTTTCACAAATACAGCGGATCAAAGGCATCGGCCCAAAATCGGCACAACGTCTTATCTTGGAACTACAGGACAAACTGAAAAAGGATGGCCCCGACACACTGATAACCGTTCCGGTGAACAGAACGGTGAAGGATGAGGCCATGTCGGCGCTGGTGATGCTGGGCTTTGCCCGTAACGCTGTTGAAAAGGTGCTTGATAATGAATTAAATAAAAATGGCGGTAATTTAACCGTTGAACAACTAATTAAATTCGCACTAAAAAGTTTATAA
- a CDS encoding NADP-dependent malic enzyme translates to MHKTNRKQDALDYHSNGRPGKIQVVPTKPTNSQRDLTLAYSPGVAEPCLRIADNVDDVYKYTAKSNLVAVITNGTAVLGLGNIGPEAAKPVMEGKGLLFKIYADIDVFDLEVNAKSVDEFVSIVKALEPTFGGINLEDISAPSCFEIERRLKAEMKIPVMHDDQHGTAIISGAALMNACELQGKKLDKIKMVINGAGAAAVSCSKIYLSLGVKRENLVMFDINGLITPDRTDLDEIRLFFATERKDISTLADAMKGADVFIGLSAGNVVTPDMLKGMAKNPIVFAMANPVPEIAYDIGIKARKDILMATGRADFPNQVNNVLGFPYIFRGALDVRATAINEEMKLAAVYAIAELAKKPVPEEVNLAYNTRNLKFGKDYIIPKPMDRRLITEVSSAVAKAAIASGVARKAISDWDAYEERLRLSIGADDKILRNLANKAKQNPKRVVFAEADNYKILKAAQIVREECIATPILLGNCARIRNIIKHSDLELDDVEIIDPRDEPGRFREYADYLYQKRQRRGITDTEASKMLTQRNYFGACMVQFGDADALISGLTKDYVATVKPALQVIGTREGVNRVAGMYMMLTKKGPVFIGDATVNVDPTIEELVDITVLIDHSVKQFNVKPRIAVLSYSNFGSNEGEIPFKTRETVRLLHERYPDIVVDGDMQANFALNPTLLADNFPFSTLNGAPANTLIFPTLESANIAYKLLQEIGDAEAVGPILLGLKKSVHVLQLGSSVREIVDMVTIAVVDAQEKEGNETQKVVSRTRN, encoded by the coding sequence ATGCATAAAACCAACCGGAAGCAGGACGCGCTTGATTATCATTCAAACGGGCGCCCGGGCAAAATACAGGTAGTACCTACCAAACCCACCAACTCCCAGCGCGACCTTACTTTGGCCTATTCACCTGGTGTGGCAGAACCCTGCCTGCGGATAGCGGATAACGTGGACGATGTTTATAAATACACCGCAAAAAGTAACCTGGTGGCAGTTATCACTAACGGCACGGCGGTGCTGGGGCTGGGCAATATAGGGCCGGAAGCTGCAAAGCCTGTGATGGAGGGAAAGGGATTGCTATTTAAAATTTATGCGGATATTGACGTGTTCGACCTGGAGGTAAATGCCAAATCGGTAGATGAGTTTGTGTCCATTGTGAAGGCGCTTGAGCCTACCTTCGGCGGCATCAACCTCGAAGATATTTCGGCGCCAAGCTGTTTCGAGATAGAGCGCAGGCTGAAAGCTGAAATGAAAATACCGGTAATGCACGACGATCAGCATGGTACAGCGATCATTTCAGGCGCTGCCTTGATGAACGCCTGCGAGCTACAGGGCAAAAAGCTGGATAAGATAAAAATGGTTATAAACGGGGCCGGCGCTGCGGCCGTTTCCTGTTCTAAAATATACCTTTCTCTTGGGGTTAAAAGGGAAAACCTGGTCATGTTCGACATCAACGGCTTGATAACACCTGACCGGACAGACCTGGATGAAATTCGATTATTTTTTGCTACAGAGAGGAAGGATATCAGCACTTTGGCCGATGCCATGAAAGGTGCGGATGTTTTTATCGGGCTATCTGCAGGGAACGTTGTGACGCCTGATATGCTGAAAGGCATGGCCAAAAACCCTATCGTGTTTGCTATGGCGAATCCGGTACCTGAGATAGCTTATGATATCGGTATTAAGGCACGTAAGGACATCCTGATGGCTACCGGCCGCGCTGATTTCCCGAACCAGGTGAACAACGTTTTGGGTTTCCCGTATATATTCCGCGGGGCGCTTGACGTTCGTGCAACGGCCATCAATGAAGAAATGAAATTGGCCGCCGTTTACGCAATTGCGGAACTGGCTAAGAAACCGGTGCCCGAAGAAGTGAACCTGGCCTATAATACGCGCAACCTGAAGTTCGGCAAAGATTATATTATTCCTAAGCCTATGGACCGCAGGCTTATAACCGAGGTCTCTTCAGCAGTGGCAAAAGCAGCGATAGCTTCGGGTGTGGCCAGGAAGGCAATAAGCGACTGGGATGCTTATGAAGAGCGGCTGAGGCTAAGCATTGGCGCCGACGACAAGATACTGCGGAATCTAGCCAATAAAGCCAAGCAAAACCCGAAGCGGGTAGTATTTGCTGAAGCTGACAATTATAAAATATTGAAAGCGGCGCAGATAGTACGGGAAGAATGCATAGCTACACCGATATTGCTGGGTAACTGCGCGAGGATAAGGAATATCATCAAGCATAGCGACCTGGAACTGGATGATGTGGAGATCATCGACCCGCGCGATGAACCGGGCCGTTTCCGGGAATATGCCGATTATTTGTACCAGAAAAGGCAAAGAAGAGGCATAACCGATACAGAAGCAAGCAAAATGCTTACACAACGGAACTATTTTGGCGCCTGCATGGTGCAATTTGGTGACGCCGACGCATTGATCTCCGGATTGACTAAGGATTATGTGGCTACGGTAAAGCCGGCCCTGCAGGTAATCGGTACACGGGAAGGTGTTAACAGGGTGGCCGGCATGTACATGATGCTGACAAAAAAGGGCCCGGTGTTCATAGGCGATGCCACGGTCAATGTCGACCCAACTATAGAAGAATTGGTTGACATAACGGTGCTGATAGATCATTCGGTAAAGCAATTTAATGTGAAGCCGAGGATTGCTGTGCTGTCATACTCCAATTTTGGCTCAAACGAGGGCGAGATACCTTTCAAAACCCGGGAAACCGTGCGCCTGCTTCATGAACGGTATCCCGATATCGTGGTCGATGGCGATATGCAGGCCAACTTTGCACTTAATCCTACCTTATTGGCTGATAACTTTCCGTTCTCAACCCTCAATGGCGCACCTGCCAACACCTTAATTTTCCCGACGCTTGAATCGGCCAACATAGCTTACAAATTATTGCAGGAAATTGGCGATGCCGAAGCCGTAGGCCCGATATTGCTCGGGTTGAAAAAATCTGTTCACGTGTTGCAATTGGGCAGTTCGGTAAGGGAAATTGTCGATATGGTTACTATAGCCGTTGTCGACGCCCAGGAAAAGGAGGGTAACGAAACCCAAAAAGTTGTTTCACGTACACGTAATTAA
- a CDS encoding lytic transglycosylase domain-containing protein: protein MKRLLVLIAALCLIQFSKAATTPKLQGSSKVAECCIVLPAHAGRDSAATRIEKPVYSGIYRNNIFKKRLDSIQQDVQLDYNEYVQAEIDNYLSTERAEISRELGLSKYYFPIYEKAFRETGIPDEIKYLSVVESRLNPNAISRVGATGPWQFMNNTARIYGLTMDDYVDERKDPVQSSYAAAAYLKDAYQQFGDWLLAIASYNCGKSNVIRAIEEAGSNDFWAIRQYLPAETRDYVPLYIAITYVMKYHKSYNIVPQECYFSTETDTVQADKFISLTSVSRVLSIDIAQLTLLNPSYKRLIVNGSVESPKSLVIPKNFKAKYAALYGAINCELADADLSTYGSYDRIRRIESRPPIHHRSRKFDTMASAKPKKNINNFVSYRLEAAVAAKLNKG from the coding sequence ATGAAGAGATTATTAGTGCTTATAGCCGCCCTCTGTCTTATCCAATTTTCTAAAGCTGCCACGACCCCTAAGTTACAAGGATCATCAAAGGTTGCTGAGTGTTGCATCGTATTGCCTGCTCACGCCGGGCGCGATTCTGCAGCTACCCGTATAGAAAAACCGGTTTACTCAGGTATCTATCGCAATAATATTTTCAAAAAGCGTCTTGATTCCATCCAGCAAGACGTTCAACTGGATTACAACGAATATGTACAGGCCGAGATAGATAATTACCTGTCTACTGAGCGTGCCGAAATTTCCCGCGAGCTGGGCCTATCCAAATACTATTTCCCCATTTACGAAAAAGCATTTCGCGAAACAGGAATTCCGGACGAGATCAAATACCTTTCTGTGGTAGAGTCGCGACTGAATCCGAACGCGATTTCGCGTGTTGGCGCTACCGGTCCATGGCAATTTATGAACAATACCGCCAGGATTTATGGGCTTACCATGGACGACTATGTCGACGAACGCAAAGACCCCGTACAATCAAGCTACGCGGCAGCGGCTTACCTGAAAGACGCTTACCAGCAATTCGGCGACTGGCTACTTGCTATCGCATCTTACAATTGCGGCAAAAGCAATGTGATCAGGGCTATTGAAGAAGCAGGTTCAAACGATTTTTGGGCCATACGCCAATATCTTCCTGCCGAAACAAGGGATTATGTGCCGTTATACATTGCTATTACCTATGTGATGAAATATCACAAAAGCTATAACATTGTTCCGCAGGAATGTTATTTCTCTACCGAAACAGATACCGTACAGGCTGATAAATTTATTTCACTTACCAGCGTGTCGCGCGTGTTATCTATTGATATTGCCCAGCTGACGCTGCTCAACCCATCCTACAAAAGACTTATTGTGAACGGTTCGGTTGAATCGCCGAAGAGTTTGGTTATCCCCAAAAATTTCAAAGCGAAATATGCAGCACTCTACGGTGCAATTAATTGTGAACTGGCTGATGCCGATCTTTCAACCTATGGGTCATACGACAGGATAAGGCGCATAGAAAGCAGGCCGCCTATACACCACCGCTCAAGAAAATTTGATACGATGGCATCCGCGAAGCCCAAGAAAAATATAAACAATTTTGTCAGCTACCGTTTGGAGGCCGCGGTTGCAGCCAAACTCAATAAAGGGTAA